The following are from one region of the Pseudodesulfovibrio piezophilus C1TLV30 genome:
- a CDS encoding SemiSWEET family sugar transporter, translated as MFADFYHERVVSVSGPGYTIGMTRETMELIGIVAGFCTTASFLPQVIRTWKSRSVDDISLKMYMLFCVGVLLWLLYGFLIGSLSVILANSVTLFLAGAVLVMKVRFDRER; from the coding sequence ATGTTTGCTGACTTCTACCATGAAAGGGTTGTCAGTGTCAGTGGGCCGGGGTACACAATTGGCATGACTCGGGAAACCATGGAACTTATCGGTATCGTCGCAGGTTTTTGTACCACTGCGTCCTTTTTGCCACAGGTCATAAGGACTTGGAAGTCTCGATCTGTGGATGATATTTCCCTCAAGATGTACATGCTGTTTTGCGTGGGTGTTCTGCTGTGGCTTCTTTACGGGTTTCTGATCGGGTCACTGTCGGTCATTCTTGCCAACTCGGTTACCCTGTTTTTAGCTGGGGCGGTTTTGGTTATGAAAGTCCGTTTTGATCGGGAGAGATAG